The following are encoded together in the Drosophila biarmipes strain raj3 chromosome 3L, RU_DBia_V1.1, whole genome shotgun sequence genome:
- the LOC108034998 gene encoding sodium-dependent nutrient amino acid transporter 1 isoform X3 — protein MRACIISRFASWLSAIWVSLQAVLALAYIGMFASNDLPFRECSGPVKLRMSGYLLTGTSGQECLQQTFLTPFWRNPLYFGLLAAGLIGLWIVVMLCTHNAKILRRSVFVYGLVGLVLLCTLTGWEVRNSFSRHYFPELWSFDGTLLGESHIWFNALMQVLFSVNCGFGALPMVTGKFLYKGDAVRTSVVYLCFNLLINAIAVTLFMVQFDLSSNGFQNMEELKPLTAIYDRVLNGSREGDSHVLQHLVPSLIYLLIILSSMVSITVAVYTSTRLVPRRPNYVICLIGLVVAVISFAAPKFLIARVLDSRLVGTMVVTALVFELIAITWIYGAKNIYTDLEFSIGRPIFRVWMWLWVICPAILTGILVWWCADDDQYDLLAEYLPRWAPILFVLALIVIIACVQIFRQVEYNFFGMICEASKPAKEWGPADPLARHSWKQWRSVCQDTGRRDFTLRRRGTRDYTHSIKKGQYSSATKYGVQNGGQTQTPMHQQHWKSSTPGNSSPNYSGSMFGDSAIEEDISVDKFPGITQQQYVPFQASDATKPTRYSQRMRQTAQPQTQTQMRLPRESVEKHREVVYIRRLSDGGSGSHSTRIEISPSNESITYGNGKSNNNSTLAMSRNPLGRSTGCLAAPAQQPPPPSVHVKRSASSVVNVNSHKLPPPTTAGGAADHICWRKFNVNPEEYSTEL, from the exons ATGA GAGCCTGCATCATCAGTCGATTCGCCTCTTGGCTCTCCGCCATTTGGGTGTCCTTGCAGGCCGTGCTGGCACTGGCCTACATCGGAATGTTCGCCTCCAATGACCTGCCATTCCGGGAGTGCTCCGGACCCGTGAAGCTGCGAATG AGTGGCTACCTCCTGACGGGAACCAGTGGACAAGAGTGTCTGCAGCAGACCTTTCTCACTCCCTTCTGGCGAAATCCTTTGTACTTTGGCCTGCTGGCAGCGGGATTAATAGGGCTCTGGATAGTGGTAATGCTGTG CACCCATAATGCCAAGATCCTGAGAAGAAGCGTCTTCGTCTATGGACTGGTTGGCCTGGTCCTCCTTTGCACCCTCACCGGCTGGGAGGTGCGCAACTCCTTCAGTCGTCACTATTTCCCGGAGCTCTGGAGCTTCGATGGCACTTTGCTGGGCGAGAGCCACATCTGGTTCAATGCCCTGATGCAGGTCCTCTTCTCGGTGAACTGTGGCTTTGGAGCCCTGCCCATGGTCACAGGAAAGTTCCTCTACAAAGGCGACGCCGTGAGAACCTCGGTGGTGTACCTCTGCTTCAACCTGCTGATCAACGCCATTGCCGTGACCCTGTTCATGGTCCAGTTCGATCTGTCgtccaatggctttcagaacATGGAGGAGCTGAAGCCCCTGACCGCCATCTATGATCGGGTGTTGAATGGCTCAAGGGAGGGTGACAGCCATGTGCTGCAGCATCTGGTTCCCTCGCTGATCTACCTGCTGATCATTCTCTCGTCCATGGTCTCCATCACGGTGGCCGTGTACACCTCTACACGTCTCGTGCCACGGAGGCCCAACTATGTGATCTGCCTGATTGGACTGGTGGTGGCGGTCATTTCGTTTGCGGCGCCCAAGTTCCTCATCGCCCGCGTGCTGGACTCGCGACTGGTGGGCACCATGGTGGTCACTGCCTTGGTCTTCGAGCTGATTGCCATAACTTGGATCTACGGAGCCAAGAACATCTACACCGATTTGGAGTTCTCTATCGGGCGTCCCATCTTCCGGGTCTGGATGTGGCTGTGGGTCATCTGTCCGGCCATCCTGACGGGCATCCTGGTCTGGTGGTGTGCCGACGATGATCAGTACGATCTACTGGCGGAGTATCTCCCACGCTGGGCGCCCATCCTCTTTGTGCTGGCCTTGATTGTGATCATCGCGTGTGTGCAGATCTTCCGGCAGGTGGAGTACAATTTCTTTGGCATGATCTGCGAGGCCTCCAAGCCGGCCAAGGAGTGGGGTCCTGCGGATCCCCTGGCCCGTCACTCCTGGAAGCAGTGGCGTTCGGTGTGCCAGGATACGGGACGCAGGGACTTCACCTTGAGAAGAAGGGGCACCCGTGACTACACCCACTCCATCAAGAAGGGTCAGTACTCGAGTGCCACGAAGTATGGTGTTCAGAACGGGGGACAGACCCAGACGCCCATGCATCAGCAGCACTGGAAGTCCTCCACTCCTGGCAACAGTTCACCCAACTACAGTGGATCCATGTTTGGTGACTCGGCCATCGAGGAGGACATCAGTGTGGATAAGTTTCCGGGTATAACGCAACAGCAGTATGTGCCCTTTCAGGCGAGTGATGCCACGAAACCCACGAGGTATTCCCAGCGGATGAGGCAGACTGCCCAGCCGCAGACACAAACGCAGATGCGACTGCCGAGGGAGTCGGTGGAGAAGCATCGCGAGGTGGTCTACATCCGTCGCCTGTCCGACGGAGGAAGTGGATCTCACTCCACAAGGATAGAGATTTCGCCCTCAAACGAATCCATTACCTATGGCAATGGGAAGAGCAACAATAACTCCACCTTGGCCATGTCCCGCAATCCACTGGGCCGCTCCACGGGCTGCCTGGCCGCTCCCGCCCAGCAACCACCGCCGCCCAGCGTCCATGTGAAGCGGTCGGCCAGCTCGGTGGTCAATGTCAACTCCCACAAACTGCCACCACCCACAACTGCGGGGGGAGCGGCGGATCACATTTGCTGGCGGAAGTTCAACGTGAATCCGGAAGAGTATTCCACGGAGCTGTGA
- the LOC108034998 gene encoding sodium-dependent nutrient amino acid transporter 1 isoform X1 produces MNSSYKPRSSDEALAEQISLARAGSGTRPPATPTYRQISGAMATLPRHDNNHNHNNSNSGRLRSDSTATSRTCVYIGGAPPGGDGGKGGTGNGQISVTLDRRQPQRLSWLNMRRAKASEADLPTVTPSPQTTRSCISTVSSVVDSGGGRTTATSGRISSSGIVTLSGSNNTLSEIQGGYHDMDHDAVSKNFSVSASAHSAHNITTASNAKLLPAAEDESNKQTKCSVFRGLVLCLCLNLSYANVVRFPRELDRYGSAYLVPYVALLFLVGLPMILLEISVGQFLGQGAAHTWRASPIFKGACIISRFASWLSAIWVSLQAVLALAYIGMFASNDLPFRECSGPVKLRMSGYLLTGTSGQECLQQTFLTPFWRNPLYFGLLAAGLIGLWIVVMLCTHNAKILRRSVFVYGLVGLVLLCTLTGWEVRNSFSRHYFPELWSFDGTLLGESHIWFNALMQVLFSVNCGFGALPMVTGKFLYKGDAVRTSVVYLCFNLLINAIAVTLFMVQFDLSSNGFQNMEELKPLTAIYDRVLNGSREGDSHVLQHLVPSLIYLLIILSSMVSITVAVYTSTRLVPRRPNYVICLIGLVVAVISFAAPKFLIARVLDSRLVGTMVVTALVFELIAITWIYGAKNIYTDLEFSIGRPIFRVWMWLWVICPAILTGILVWWCADDDQYDLLAEYLPRWAPILFVLALIVIIACVQIFRQVEYNFFGMICEASKPAKEWGPADPLARHSWKQWRSVCQDTGRRDFTLRRRGTRDYTHSIKKGQYSSATKYGVQNGGQTQTPMHQQHWKSSTPGNSSPNYSGSMFGDSAIEEDISVDKFPGITQQQYVPFQASDATKPTRYSQRMRQTAQPQTQTQMRLPRESVEKHREVVYIRRLSDGGSGSHSTRIEISPSNESITYGNGKSNNNSTLAMSRNPLGRSTGCLAAPAQQPPPPSVHVKRSASSVVNVNSHKLPPPTTAGGAADHICWRKFNVNPEEYSTEL; encoded by the exons ATGAACAGCAGCTACAAGCCCCGCAGCAGCGACGAGGCCCTCGCCGAGCAGATCAGCTTAGCCCGTGCCGGAAGTGGCACCCGgcccccggccacgcccacctacCGCCAGATATCCGGCGCCATGGCAACCCTGCCGCGCCATGATAACAACCACAatcacaacaacagcaactccGGCCGCCTGCGCAGCGATTCCACAGCCACTTCGAGAACTTGTGTCTATATTGGAGGAGCGCCACCGGGTGGCGACGGTGGCAAGGGCGGAACCGGAAATGGTCAGATATCCGTGACCTTGGACCGCCGGCAACCGCAGCGCCTGTCCTGGCTGAATATGCGAAGGGCCAAGGCCAGCGAGGCGGACCTGCCCACCGTCACGCCCTCGCCCCAAACCACTCGCAGCTGCATCTCCACGGTGTCCAGTGTGGTGGACAGCGGTGGCGGTCGCACCACCGCCACCTCCGGTCGCATCAGCTCCAGCGGCATCGTCACCCtgagcggcagcaacaacacactGAGCGAAATCCAGGGCGGCTACCACGACATGGATCACGACGCGGTGTCCAAGAACTTCTCCGTGTCGGCGTCTGCCCACTCCGCCCACAACATCACCACCGCCAGCAATGCCAAGCTGCTGCCCGCCGCCGAGGATGAGTCCAACAAACAG ACGAAATGCTCGGTGTTCCGCGGCCTCGTGCTCTGCTTGTGCCTGAACCTGAGCTACGCGAACGTGGTCCGCTTCCCACGCGAGCTGGACCGCTACGGGTCGGCGTACCTGGTGCCGTATGTGGCGCTGCTCTTTCTAGTCGGCCTGCCCATGATTCTGCTCGAGATCTCCGTGGGCCAGTTCTTGGGCCAGGGGGCGGCGCACACCTGGCGCGCCTCGCCCATATTCAAAG GAGCCTGCATCATCAGTCGATTCGCCTCTTGGCTCTCCGCCATTTGGGTGTCCTTGCAGGCCGTGCTGGCACTGGCCTACATCGGAATGTTCGCCTCCAATGACCTGCCATTCCGGGAGTGCTCCGGACCCGTGAAGCTGCGAATG AGTGGCTACCTCCTGACGGGAACCAGTGGACAAGAGTGTCTGCAGCAGACCTTTCTCACTCCCTTCTGGCGAAATCCTTTGTACTTTGGCCTGCTGGCAGCGGGATTAATAGGGCTCTGGATAGTGGTAATGCTGTG CACCCATAATGCCAAGATCCTGAGAAGAAGCGTCTTCGTCTATGGACTGGTTGGCCTGGTCCTCCTTTGCACCCTCACCGGCTGGGAGGTGCGCAACTCCTTCAGTCGTCACTATTTCCCGGAGCTCTGGAGCTTCGATGGCACTTTGCTGGGCGAGAGCCACATCTGGTTCAATGCCCTGATGCAGGTCCTCTTCTCGGTGAACTGTGGCTTTGGAGCCCTGCCCATGGTCACAGGAAAGTTCCTCTACAAAGGCGACGCCGTGAGAACCTCGGTGGTGTACCTCTGCTTCAACCTGCTGATCAACGCCATTGCCGTGACCCTGTTCATGGTCCAGTTCGATCTGTCgtccaatggctttcagaacATGGAGGAGCTGAAGCCCCTGACCGCCATCTATGATCGGGTGTTGAATGGCTCAAGGGAGGGTGACAGCCATGTGCTGCAGCATCTGGTTCCCTCGCTGATCTACCTGCTGATCATTCTCTCGTCCATGGTCTCCATCACGGTGGCCGTGTACACCTCTACACGTCTCGTGCCACGGAGGCCCAACTATGTGATCTGCCTGATTGGACTGGTGGTGGCGGTCATTTCGTTTGCGGCGCCCAAGTTCCTCATCGCCCGCGTGCTGGACTCGCGACTGGTGGGCACCATGGTGGTCACTGCCTTGGTCTTCGAGCTGATTGCCATAACTTGGATCTACGGAGCCAAGAACATCTACACCGATTTGGAGTTCTCTATCGGGCGTCCCATCTTCCGGGTCTGGATGTGGCTGTGGGTCATCTGTCCGGCCATCCTGACGGGCATCCTGGTCTGGTGGTGTGCCGACGATGATCAGTACGATCTACTGGCGGAGTATCTCCCACGCTGGGCGCCCATCCTCTTTGTGCTGGCCTTGATTGTGATCATCGCGTGTGTGCAGATCTTCCGGCAGGTGGAGTACAATTTCTTTGGCATGATCTGCGAGGCCTCCAAGCCGGCCAAGGAGTGGGGTCCTGCGGATCCCCTGGCCCGTCACTCCTGGAAGCAGTGGCGTTCGGTGTGCCAGGATACGGGACGCAGGGACTTCACCTTGAGAAGAAGGGGCACCCGTGACTACACCCACTCCATCAAGAAGGGTCAGTACTCGAGTGCCACGAAGTATGGTGTTCAGAACGGGGGACAGACCCAGACGCCCATGCATCAGCAGCACTGGAAGTCCTCCACTCCTGGCAACAGTTCACCCAACTACAGTGGATCCATGTTTGGTGACTCGGCCATCGAGGAGGACATCAGTGTGGATAAGTTTCCGGGTATAACGCAACAGCAGTATGTGCCCTTTCAGGCGAGTGATGCCACGAAACCCACGAGGTATTCCCAGCGGATGAGGCAGACTGCCCAGCCGCAGACACAAACGCAGATGCGACTGCCGAGGGAGTCGGTGGAGAAGCATCGCGAGGTGGTCTACATCCGTCGCCTGTCCGACGGAGGAAGTGGATCTCACTCCACAAGGATAGAGATTTCGCCCTCAAACGAATCCATTACCTATGGCAATGGGAAGAGCAACAATAACTCCACCTTGGCCATGTCCCGCAATCCACTGGGCCGCTCCACGGGCTGCCTGGCCGCTCCCGCCCAGCAACCACCGCCGCCCAGCGTCCATGTGAAGCGGTCGGCCAGCTCGGTGGTCAATGTCAACTCCCACAAACTGCCACCACCCACAACTGCGGGGGGAGCGGCGGATCACATTTGCTGGCGGAAGTTCAACGTGAATCCGGAAGAGTATTCCACGGAGCTGTGA
- the LOC108034566 gene encoding uncharacterized protein LOC108034566, with translation MLVKHIVKQGLLLKNAGALSRAAYHGGHGPHSTMNDLPVPAGDWKEQHSQKNAKYNAALITGILVLAGTIGFVKSSGVIHFNYYVPKSLD, from the exons ATGTTGGTTAAGCACATTGTCAAGCAGGGGCTTCTGCTCAAGAACG CTGGCGCCTTGTCGCGTGCCGCTTACCACGGTGGCCATGGCCCCCACTCCACCATGAACGATCTGCCCGTGCCCGCTGGAGACTGGAAGGAGCAGCACAGCCAGAAGAACGCCAAGTACAATGCTGCGCTCATCACTGGCATCCTCGTCCTGGCCGGTACCATTGGCTTC GTGAAGTCTTCTGGTGTGATCCACTTCAACTACTACGTGCCCAAGAGCCTGGACTAA
- the LOC108034998 gene encoding sodium-dependent nutrient amino acid transporter 1 isoform X2, with protein sequence MQENDKFFDSKQYKVCPKMEIPTTKYLADYLYVVHEDVPFRYYRKTKCSVFRGLVLCLCLNLSYANVVRFPRELDRYGSAYLVPYVALLFLVGLPMILLEISVGQFLGQGAAHTWRASPIFKGACIISRFASWLSAIWVSLQAVLALAYIGMFASNDLPFRECSGPVKLRMSGYLLTGTSGQECLQQTFLTPFWRNPLYFGLLAAGLIGLWIVVMLCTHNAKILRRSVFVYGLVGLVLLCTLTGWEVRNSFSRHYFPELWSFDGTLLGESHIWFNALMQVLFSVNCGFGALPMVTGKFLYKGDAVRTSVVYLCFNLLINAIAVTLFMVQFDLSSNGFQNMEELKPLTAIYDRVLNGSREGDSHVLQHLVPSLIYLLIILSSMVSITVAVYTSTRLVPRRPNYVICLIGLVVAVISFAAPKFLIARVLDSRLVGTMVVTALVFELIAITWIYGAKNIYTDLEFSIGRPIFRVWMWLWVICPAILTGILVWWCADDDQYDLLAEYLPRWAPILFVLALIVIIACVQIFRQVEYNFFGMICEASKPAKEWGPADPLARHSWKQWRSVCQDTGRRDFTLRRRGTRDYTHSIKKGQYSSATKYGVQNGGQTQTPMHQQHWKSSTPGNSSPNYSGSMFGDSAIEEDISVDKFPGITQQQYVPFQASDATKPTRYSQRMRQTAQPQTQTQMRLPRESVEKHREVVYIRRLSDGGSGSHSTRIEISPSNESITYGNGKSNNNSTLAMSRNPLGRSTGCLAAPAQQPPPPSVHVKRSASSVVNVNSHKLPPPTTAGGAADHICWRKFNVNPEEYSTEL encoded by the exons atgcAAGAAAATGACAAGTTCTTTGACTCGAAACAATACAAAGTCTGTCCCAAGATGGAGATACCAACGACAAAGTATTTAGCCGACTATCTGTACGTGGTGCACGAGGATGTACCCTTCCGATACTATCGAAAA ACGAAATGCTCGGTGTTCCGCGGCCTCGTGCTCTGCTTGTGCCTGAACCTGAGCTACGCGAACGTGGTCCGCTTCCCACGCGAGCTGGACCGCTACGGGTCGGCGTACCTGGTGCCGTATGTGGCGCTGCTCTTTCTAGTCGGCCTGCCCATGATTCTGCTCGAGATCTCCGTGGGCCAGTTCTTGGGCCAGGGGGCGGCGCACACCTGGCGCGCCTCGCCCATATTCAAAG GAGCCTGCATCATCAGTCGATTCGCCTCTTGGCTCTCCGCCATTTGGGTGTCCTTGCAGGCCGTGCTGGCACTGGCCTACATCGGAATGTTCGCCTCCAATGACCTGCCATTCCGGGAGTGCTCCGGACCCGTGAAGCTGCGAATG AGTGGCTACCTCCTGACGGGAACCAGTGGACAAGAGTGTCTGCAGCAGACCTTTCTCACTCCCTTCTGGCGAAATCCTTTGTACTTTGGCCTGCTGGCAGCGGGATTAATAGGGCTCTGGATAGTGGTAATGCTGTG CACCCATAATGCCAAGATCCTGAGAAGAAGCGTCTTCGTCTATGGACTGGTTGGCCTGGTCCTCCTTTGCACCCTCACCGGCTGGGAGGTGCGCAACTCCTTCAGTCGTCACTATTTCCCGGAGCTCTGGAGCTTCGATGGCACTTTGCTGGGCGAGAGCCACATCTGGTTCAATGCCCTGATGCAGGTCCTCTTCTCGGTGAACTGTGGCTTTGGAGCCCTGCCCATGGTCACAGGAAAGTTCCTCTACAAAGGCGACGCCGTGAGAACCTCGGTGGTGTACCTCTGCTTCAACCTGCTGATCAACGCCATTGCCGTGACCCTGTTCATGGTCCAGTTCGATCTGTCgtccaatggctttcagaacATGGAGGAGCTGAAGCCCCTGACCGCCATCTATGATCGGGTGTTGAATGGCTCAAGGGAGGGTGACAGCCATGTGCTGCAGCATCTGGTTCCCTCGCTGATCTACCTGCTGATCATTCTCTCGTCCATGGTCTCCATCACGGTGGCCGTGTACACCTCTACACGTCTCGTGCCACGGAGGCCCAACTATGTGATCTGCCTGATTGGACTGGTGGTGGCGGTCATTTCGTTTGCGGCGCCCAAGTTCCTCATCGCCCGCGTGCTGGACTCGCGACTGGTGGGCACCATGGTGGTCACTGCCTTGGTCTTCGAGCTGATTGCCATAACTTGGATCTACGGAGCCAAGAACATCTACACCGATTTGGAGTTCTCTATCGGGCGTCCCATCTTCCGGGTCTGGATGTGGCTGTGGGTCATCTGTCCGGCCATCCTGACGGGCATCCTGGTCTGGTGGTGTGCCGACGATGATCAGTACGATCTACTGGCGGAGTATCTCCCACGCTGGGCGCCCATCCTCTTTGTGCTGGCCTTGATTGTGATCATCGCGTGTGTGCAGATCTTCCGGCAGGTGGAGTACAATTTCTTTGGCATGATCTGCGAGGCCTCCAAGCCGGCCAAGGAGTGGGGTCCTGCGGATCCCCTGGCCCGTCACTCCTGGAAGCAGTGGCGTTCGGTGTGCCAGGATACGGGACGCAGGGACTTCACCTTGAGAAGAAGGGGCACCCGTGACTACACCCACTCCATCAAGAAGGGTCAGTACTCGAGTGCCACGAAGTATGGTGTTCAGAACGGGGGACAGACCCAGACGCCCATGCATCAGCAGCACTGGAAGTCCTCCACTCCTGGCAACAGTTCACCCAACTACAGTGGATCCATGTTTGGTGACTCGGCCATCGAGGAGGACATCAGTGTGGATAAGTTTCCGGGTATAACGCAACAGCAGTATGTGCCCTTTCAGGCGAGTGATGCCACGAAACCCACGAGGTATTCCCAGCGGATGAGGCAGACTGCCCAGCCGCAGACACAAACGCAGATGCGACTGCCGAGGGAGTCGGTGGAGAAGCATCGCGAGGTGGTCTACATCCGTCGCCTGTCCGACGGAGGAAGTGGATCTCACTCCACAAGGATAGAGATTTCGCCCTCAAACGAATCCATTACCTATGGCAATGGGAAGAGCAACAATAACTCCACCTTGGCCATGTCCCGCAATCCACTGGGCCGCTCCACGGGCTGCCTGGCCGCTCCCGCCCAGCAACCACCGCCGCCCAGCGTCCATGTGAAGCGGTCGGCCAGCTCGGTGGTCAATGTCAACTCCCACAAACTGCCACCACCCACAACTGCGGGGGGAGCGGCGGATCACATTTGCTGGCGGAAGTTCAACGTGAATCCGGAAGAGTATTCCACGGAGCTGTGA
- the LOC108035000 gene encoding exocyst complex component 1 codes for MLSIGAMANIKHTLQKELFLAAGERLLSVVTVVKKKDKKPCYLCVVTTAPPVPVITLCLIKQSEQREGEYKRKRSWQLDEIKWVDGRNEQFETHEFDLQLEKLYKWYALNPHERQNFLAVLNRQIQKSVRGQRAEFRNVPAAWLAEKSPEKVALGRATQKTQHTDDEEDEEEEAQEFTALTDKEANELGKLFSECDFAIKDAEQFIEQLSRELHDLDGANMQSVLASEQKVLKMMEHIDNAISEADKFENRLDSYEDILGHVKETMEKIGGKNAMIEIANNNNIKLMKELNKVISQLDLPHSQQQALDEPDLKTANGRKAAIAAAQCLQQAMNSDIDPALLRLEAVQDQRKRFEKWKQKFSATVSRFMNNLFIHLGNEIGDMPITSTELTLPNHSNVHRELTPYTELMHWTKAMDRKTYDGLMRVYTASLSKIYDRDVKNFFNLAKIQVAEKLRNSREDLDMSTSSRKSTVSTIPYGTLGINRDQWGPGVESADRIRFDALLEKVLAELEPIALQEQLFCINFFQMDVISPTTKNTQTTLEMEKAVDMSQSIVAGAVSPSAEGVPQKRIDRQINEDVRKLMMGLFGCLEPELVSFIQSFERVDSFYSLYVFVRLTQHVMSAQDTHSFLSMTFASALVQVKRSFDRFMHNQLQSIKEAKLHKRSKAILPYVENFENFAQTAEGIFRKSDRRTDMEKWYLQLVNAIFEGIHLHSQEHPKTPVQVVRMENYHHMYALLAQLKVPGLDALKKEAKKSYNDALKAYVTQYFGRPLEKLNQFFEGVQLKVAQGVKETEISYQMAFSKQELRKVIAQYPAREVKKGLENLYKKVEKHLSEEENLLQVVWHAMQEEFIAQYNYLEERIQKCYAGAMINLEFNIQDILAFFSDIARSH; via the exons ATGCTGTCCATCGGCGCCATGGCCAACATCAAGCACACGCTGCAGAAGGAGCTCTTCCTGGCCGCCGGCGAGCGCCTCCTTTCCGTGGTGACGGTGGTCAAGAAAAAGGACAAGAAGCCCTGCTACCTCTGCGTGGTCACCACGGCGCCGCCAGTGCCCGTCATCACGTTGTGCCTCATCAAGCAGTCGGAGCAGCGCGAGGGCGAGTACAAGCGCAAGCGGAGCTGGCAGCTGGACGAGATCAAGTGGGTGGACGGGCGGAACGAGCAGTTCGAGACGCACGAGTTCGATCTGCAGTTGGAGAAGCTGTACAAGTGGTACGCCCTCAATCCGCACGAGCGGCAGAACTTCCTGGCCGTGCTTAACCGCCAGATCCAGAAGAGTGTGCGTGGCCAGAGGGCGGAGTTCCGGAACGTGCCCGCCGCCTGGCTGGCTGAGAAGTCACCCGAAAAGGTGGCTCTGGGCAGGGCGACGCAAAAGACGCAGCAcaccgacgacgaggaggacgaggaggaggaggcccaGGAGTTCACCGCCCTGACGGACAAGGAGGCCAACGAGCTGGGCAAACTCTTCTCCGAGTGCGACTTTGCCATCAAGGATGCGGAGCAGTTCATAGAGCAGTTGTCCCGGGAACTGCACGACCTAGATGGG GCCAATATGCAAAGTGTTCTGGCCTCGGAGCAGAAGGTGCTGAAAATGATGGAGCACATCGACAACGCCATCTCCGAGGCGGACAAGTTCGAGAACCGCCTGGACAGCTACGAGGATATCCTGGGGCATGTTAAGGAGACCATGGAGAAGATTGGCGGCAAGAATGCCATGATCGAgatcgccaacaacaacaatatcAAGCTGATGAAGGAGCTCAACAAAGTTATA AGCCAACTGGACTTGCCGCACAGCCAGCAGCAGGCTCTGGATGAACCCGACCTGAAGACCGCTAATGGACGCAAAGCGGCCATTGCAGCTGCTCAGTGCCTGCAGCAGGCCATGAACAGCGATATAGATCCCGCCCTGCTTCGCTTGGAGGCGGTTCAGGATCAGCGCAAGCGCTTTGAAAAGTGGAAACAAAAGTTCTCCGCCACAGTCAGTCGGTTTATGAACAACCTGTTTATCCATCTTGGCAACGAAATAGGGGACATGCCTATTACAAGCACGGAACTAACGCTGCCTAATCATTCCAATGTTCATCGGGAGCTGACGCCCTATACGGAGCTGATGCACTGGACAAAAGCCATGGATAGGAAGACCTACGATGGCCTCATGCGTGTATACACGGCTTCGCTGAGCAAGATCTATGACAGAGATGTGAAGAACTTCTTTAATTTG GCTAAAATTCAGGTGGCAGAAAAGCTCCGAAACTCACGAGAGGATCTGGACATGTCCACTTCCTCCAGAAAGTCTACTGTGTCCACAATACCTTATGGTACTTTGGGAATCAACAGGGATCAGTGGGGACCGGGCGTGGAGAGTGCGGATCGAATTCGTTTCGATGCCCTGCTGGAGAAGGTTCTAGCTGAGCTGGAGCCCATTGCCCTGCAGGAACAGCTTTTCTGCATTAACTTCTTCCAAATGGACGTTATCAGTCCAACGACGAAGAACACGCAGACCACGTTGGAGATGGAGAAGGCGGTGGACATGTCGCAGTCAATCGTAGCGGGAGCGGTCTCGCCATCGGCTGAGGGAGTGCCGCAGAAGCGGATTGACCGTCAGATTAACGAGGATGTGCGGAAGCTGATGATGGGTCTGTTCGGTTGCCTAGAACCCGAGCTGGTTAGCTTCATCCAGAGCTTTGAGCGTGTGGACAGTTT CTACTCTCTCTACGTCTTCGTGCGACTGACCCAGCACGTAATGTCCGCCCAGGACACACATTCCTTTCTCAGCATGACCTTCGCCTCCGCCCTGGTGCAGGTGAAGCGCAGCTTTGACCGCTTTATGCACAACCAACTGCAGTCCATAAAGGAGGCCAAGCTGCACAAGCGCTCAAAGGCCATCCTGCCGTATGTGGAGAACTTCGAGAACTTTGCCCAAACGGCGGAAGGAATCTTTCGGAAGTCGGATCGTCGCACGGATATGGAAAAGTGGTACTTGCAGCTGGTGAATGCCATCTTTGAGGGCATTCATCTTCACTCGCAGGAGCACCCCAAGACACCTGTGCAGGTGGTGCGCATGGAGAACTACCACCACATGTATGCCTTGCTAGCCCAGCTTAAGGTTCCTGGGCTGGATGCCCTGAAAAAGGAGGCCAAGAAGAGTTACAACGATGCGCTGAAAGCGTATGTGACTCAGTACTTCGGCCGGCCGTTGGAGAAACTGAAT CAATTCTTTGAGGGCGTGCAACTGAAAGTGGCTCAGGGAGTCAAGGAAACGGAGATCAGCTACCAGATGGCCTTCTCCAAGCAGGAGCTCCGCAAGGTGATCGCCCAGTATCCGGCGCGCGAGGTGAAGAAGGGCCTCGAGAATCTCTACAAGAAGGTGGAGAAGCACCTCAGCGAGGAGGAGAACCTGCTGCAGGTGGTGTGGCACGCCATGCAGGAGGAGTTCATTGCCCAGTACAACTATCTGGAGGAGCGCATCCAGAAGTGCTATGCCGGCGCCATGATCAACCTTGAGTTCAACATCCAGGACATACTCGCCTTCTTCTCGGACATAGCGCGCTCCCACTGA